One window from the genome of Desulforamulus ruminis DSM 2154 encodes:
- a CDS encoding [Fe-Fe] hydrogenase large subunit C-terminal domain-containing protein, with the protein MVSLALIYTDHNSCRKCYACVRACPVKTISIKKGLPEIVEEGCIGCGRCVLACSIGAKMVHDDSSVIQQWISEGQKLAAIVAPSYPAAYDVPPEKFVGALYELGFANIQEVAYGAEICAQEYTKFFNQQKPKTILSTPCPAVVQLVEKHMPSMIEYLAPIDSPMLIQAKLVRARYPDHKIVFIGPCLSKKYEASDTNNQGYVDAVITFRQLNQWFELKHVSLEDVREGQWDNPQPQLSRTFPISGGLLKSSGIVEDVASMEIVVVEGARRCIEVLKAIEREEFAPRFIDMLMCEGCVMGPGMVSDKSYVVRAHKVATTVRRHNNRLDAQALSKLVQEMDFHRKFTAQPVVKKQYNDEEVWQMLKETGKHTPRDLINCSACGYDTCWEKAVACLQGLAEKEMCLPFLLSQVPALTNSLMDMSNKLMLSMESINFSTLTLKGTTSRMNLKNQQLETLLEETNRIAKNTLQLSDTVLAMLARYEQPLNSSGTSLRLNSSGVSEIKEIASQSKQQAEKTTKAFEEITGILNCLREDSVSILEQEKAIKVVTHSLEQIVSTYEQLLNIGVAMANIGRNYV; encoded by the coding sequence GTGGTATCATTGGCCTTAATTTATACAGATCATAATTCCTGCCGCAAATGTTACGCTTGTGTAAGGGCCTGTCCGGTCAAGACAATCTCCATCAAAAAAGGACTTCCGGAGATTGTGGAGGAGGGCTGTATAGGCTGTGGCCGGTGCGTATTGGCCTGCTCCATTGGCGCCAAAATGGTTCATGATGATTCCTCCGTCATTCAACAATGGATCTCAGAGGGGCAAAAACTGGCCGCCATTGTTGCACCCTCTTATCCCGCTGCCTATGATGTTCCTCCGGAAAAATTTGTTGGTGCCCTTTATGAATTAGGTTTTGCCAATATCCAGGAAGTGGCCTATGGGGCGGAGATCTGTGCCCAAGAGTATACCAAATTTTTTAATCAACAAAAACCAAAAACCATCTTATCCACCCCTTGTCCGGCAGTGGTACAACTGGTGGAAAAACATATGCCGTCCATGATTGAGTATCTGGCTCCCATTGATTCTCCCATGTTGATTCAGGCTAAACTGGTAAGGGCCCGCTACCCTGACCATAAAATTGTTTTTATCGGCCCTTGTTTGTCTAAGAAATACGAAGCTTCCGATACCAATAATCAGGGTTATGTGGATGCCGTAATTACTTTTCGTCAGTTAAATCAATGGTTTGAACTGAAGCATGTTTCCCTGGAGGACGTCAGAGAGGGCCAATGGGATAACCCGCAGCCCCAGTTGTCCAGGACTTTTCCCATCAGCGGCGGCCTGTTGAAATCTTCCGGAATTGTAGAAGATGTGGCCAGCATGGAAATTGTGGTGGTGGAAGGCGCCCGTCGCTGTATTGAGGTACTAAAGGCCATTGAAAGGGAGGAATTTGCCCCCCGGTTTATTGATATGCTGATGTGCGAGGGGTGCGTGATGGGGCCGGGCATGGTCAGCGATAAATCCTATGTGGTCAGGGCCCATAAGGTGGCCACCACGGTCCGGCGACACAACAACAGACTTGACGCACAGGCTCTTTCCAAGCTTGTTCAAGAAATGGATTTTCATAGAAAATTTACGGCCCAACCCGTTGTCAAAAAGCAGTATAACGATGAAGAAGTCTGGCAGATGCTGAAGGAAACGGGCAAGCACACCCCCCGGGATCTCATCAACTGCAGTGCCTGTGGATATGATACCTGCTGGGAAAAGGCGGTGGCCTGTTTGCAGGGATTGGCGGAAAAGGAAATGTGCCTTCCCTTTTTACTAAGCCAAGTACCGGCTTTAACCAACAGCTTAATGGATATGAGCAATAAATTAATGCTTTCCATGGAGTCCATTAATTTTTCTACCCTAACCTTAAAGGGAACCACGTCCAGAATGAATTTGAAAAACCAGCAATTGGAGACGCTCCTGGAAGAAACCAACCGCATTGCTAAAAACACCCTGCAGTTATCGGACACCGTTTTAGCCATGCTGGCCCGGTATGAGCAGCCTTTGAATTCCAGCGGCACATCCCTGCGTCTCAACTCTTCCGGTGTGTCCGAAATTAAAGAGATTGCCTCCCAAAGCAAACAGCAGGCGGAAAAAACCACCAAAGCCTTTGAAGAAATAACCGGTATATTAAATTGTTTGAGGGAAGACAGTGTGTCCATTTTAGAACAAGAAAAAGCCATTAAAGTGGTTACCCATTCCCTGGAACAAATTGTATCAACTTACGAGCAGCTTCTTAATATTGGTGTTGCCATGGCCAATATCGGCCGCAACTATGTTTAG
- a CDS encoding ArsR/SmtB family transcription factor, with amino-acid sequence MLEALANPHRLKIIALLAGRRIHVSQLAREVMISRPLLYMHLKRLENAGLVTSKMELSEDGKAMNYYEVIPFALQLSPENIAEAANTLTLKKPDNTALDVNSKKGDNK; translated from the coding sequence ATGCTAGAGGCACTGGCAAACCCGCATCGATTAAAAATTATTGCTTTATTGGCAGGTAGACGTATTCATGTAAGTCAGCTTGCCCGTGAGGTTATGATAAGCCGACCGTTACTGTATATGCATTTGAAGCGACTAGAGAACGCTGGATTGGTGACAAGTAAAATGGAATTATCGGAGGATGGCAAAGCGATGAATTACTACGAAGTAATTCCGTTTGCACTCCAATTAAGTCCAGAAAATATCGCTGAAGCGGCAAATACACTTACTTTAAAAAAACCTGACAATACCGCTTTGGACGTTAATAGTAAGAAGGGGGATAACAAATGA
- a CDS encoding type II toxin-antitoxin system RelE/ParE family toxin, which yields MEKKPEYKEIVSDRCRQMLASHVRFLAQKNPAAARRVKNDLMDAIRSLYKMPERFSFLDTVFIPPNKYHKMFVEKWYLILYQIKGEAVYVDYIVDCRQDYGWLVR from the coding sequence ATGGAAAAGAAGCCTGAATATAAGGAAATTGTTTCCGATCGCTGTCGTCAGATGCTGGCGAGCCATGTTCGGTTTCTGGCACAAAAAAATCCTGCCGCTGCCCGCAGAGTGAAAAACGATTTAATGGACGCCATCCGCTCCCTTTACAAAATGCCGGAGCGTTTTTCGTTTCTGGATACAGTATTTATACCTCCCAACAAATATCATAAAATGTTTGTAGAAAAATGGTATTTGATTCTGTATCAGATTAAGGGAGAGGCCGTATATGTTGACTATATTGTGGATTGCAGGCAGGATTACGGGTGGCTGGTACGGTAA
- a CDS encoding RNA polymerase sigma factor yields the protein MPLEVQLLVEQSKKGDRNAFEHLVQMYENKVYTIAYRLMGNHADASDLAQEAFIKIYQALPNFRGDASFSTWIYHITVNVCRDELRKKQRRPTVSLDDSPNQGNTTYELRSNGPTPEEALDRNETQVMVQQCLSTLPDDYRIILVMREIQELSYDEIAETLGCSLGTVKSRLSRARQALKEKITKQMELLAPYDRLAK from the coding sequence TTGCCCCTGGAAGTGCAATTGTTAGTGGAGCAAAGCAAAAAAGGTGATCGAAACGCGTTTGAACACTTGGTTCAAATGTACGAAAATAAGGTATATACCATTGCCTACCGCCTGATGGGGAACCATGCGGATGCCTCTGATCTGGCCCAGGAAGCTTTTATTAAAATATACCAGGCTCTCCCGAACTTTCGCGGAGATGCCAGTTTCAGCACTTGGATTTACCATATTACCGTAAACGTCTGTCGGGATGAACTGCGCAAGAAGCAGAGAAGGCCTACGGTATCGCTGGATGATTCACCCAATCAGGGGAATACTACATATGAACTGCGCTCTAACGGTCCCACCCCTGAAGAAGCGCTGGACCGCAACGAAACCCAGGTCATGGTACAGCAGTGTTTGAGTACCCTGCCGGATGATTATCGCATAATATTAGTAATGAGGGAAATCCAAGAATTATCTTACGATGAAATTGCTGAAACCCTGGGCTGTTCACTGGGTACGGTGAAATCCAGGCTCAGTAGAGCCAGGCAAGCTTTAAAGGAAAAAATAACTAAGCAAATGGAACTTTTAGCCCCCTACGATCGTCTAGCTAAGTAA
- a CDS encoding zf-HC2 domain-containing protein, whose amino-acid sequence MYCQDILEKLSLYVDGVLDAADQQAVQEHLACCPACRSELEELTLAMGMLQELPELTPPADFRVKLMEKIEQLPAPIQAPQHKPWYERVVGVTRKSWYRTAAVAAVMAMTLGLTALWEKDGNEFLPIDPKPPGVENPSNHNLALEPGETQENPQETNQPETKPEVNTPSQGGTPNTSQPSNTNRQGTKSTPSNQLSVESYVPKSSEGLVSRTSTLKVDVQDLGAAVKALGTVVQNNGGSIVTPYSETGGVGSISVRFPANVFKSAENQLMSLGVVISYLPTEKDLSDQHGEIKKNIEQLQAKVGELKGKLAAEEANQELEKQLRDAENDLNQQIKTIQGLEERSTYGIINITLI is encoded by the coding sequence GTGTACTGCCAGGATATTTTAGAAAAACTTTCGCTCTACGTGGACGGAGTCCTGGATGCTGCCGATCAACAGGCAGTTCAGGAGCACTTGGCATGCTGCCCGGCCTGCAGGTCTGAGCTGGAAGAGCTCACCTTGGCTATGGGCATGCTCCAGGAACTCCCTGAACTAACTCCACCCGCTGATTTTAGGGTAAAATTAATGGAAAAAATTGAACAATTACCTGCTCCTATACAGGCGCCTCAACATAAACCTTGGTATGAACGTGTGGTGGGAGTAACCAGAAAATCCTGGTACCGCACTGCCGCTGTTGCCGCGGTTATGGCCATGACCTTGGGGTTGACTGCCCTTTGGGAGAAGGACGGTAATGAATTTCTTCCCATTGATCCCAAACCTCCGGGAGTTGAGAACCCGTCGAACCACAATTTGGCCCTTGAACCCGGTGAAACCCAGGAAAATCCTCAGGAAACGAATCAGCCGGAAACAAAACCTGAGGTCAATACTCCCAGTCAGGGAGGGACCCCAAACACATCCCAGCCTTCTAACACAAACAGGCAGGGTACAAAATCGACACCTTCAAATCAACTTAGTGTTGAAAGTTATGTACCCAAGAGCAGTGAAGGTCTGGTTTCTCGAACCAGTACTTTAAAGGTGGATGTTCAAGACCTTGGGGCCGCAGTGAAAGCACTGGGAACGGTTGTTCAAAATAACGGGGGATCGATTGTTACACCTTATTCCGAAACCGGCGGAGTTGGCAGTATCAGTGTAAGATTCCCGGCCAATGTTTTTAAGTCCGCGGAAAACCAGTTGATGTCTTTGGGAGTTGTTATCTCCTATCTGCCTACGGAGAAAGACCTTAGTGACCAGCACGGAGAGATCAAGAAAAATATTGAACAGCTTCAGGCCAAGGTCGGCGAATTAAAAGGTAAACTGGCGGCGGAAGAGGCAAATCAGGAACTGGAAAAACAACTGCGGGATGCTGAAAATGATTTAAACCAACAGATTAAAACCATCCAGGGGTTGGAAGAGCGTAGTACTTATGGCATAATTAATATTACTTTAATTTAA
- a CDS encoding NifU family protein translates to MKEKVKEVLEQVRPFLQRDGGDVEFVDMDENGVVKVKLKGACGSCPGALYTLKNGVERTLKQQVPEVTEVIRVD, encoded by the coding sequence ATGAAAGAAAAAGTTAAAGAGGTTTTGGAACAGGTTCGTCCTTTTCTGCAAAGAGACGGAGGAGATGTGGAATTTGTAGATATGGATGAGAACGGGGTTGTTAAGGTAAAATTAAAAGGAGCTTGTGGAAGCTGCCCCGGCGCCCTTTATACTCTGAAAAACGGTGTTGAACGGACGCTTAAACAGCAAGTTCCGGAAGTTACAGAAGTTATAAGAGTAGACTAG
- a CDS encoding NifU family protein, producing the protein MREKVAEALEQVRPFLQRDGGDVELVDVDDTGIVKVRLKGACGGUPGATNTLRNGIERSLKQAVPEVKSVVQV; encoded by the coding sequence ATGCGTGAAAAAGTGGCAGAAGCCTTAGAGCAAGTGCGGCCCTTTCTGCAAAGGGATGGCGGCGACGTGGAATTAGTGGATGTTGACGACACGGGGATTGTTAAGGTGAGATTAAAAGGGGCCTGCGGTGGCTGACCGGGGGCAACCAATACCCTGAGAAATGGGATTGAGCGGTCGCTCAAGCAAGCGGTTCCGGAAGTAAAGAGCGTAGTGCAGGTTTAA
- a CDS encoding selenium metabolism-associated LysR family transcriptional regulator encodes MNLSTLQTFIAVAEKKNLSLAAQEIHITQPAISKQLAALEDHFGTSLVERRGRGIILTPAGEVFYRHAREMLDLMLRAEKEILNLSGEIRGRFIVWASSIPGHYILPSIIGAFKKAYPDVQTVLHIGDSREAVQKLLEESAHLGAVGMLPNNKRIEGIQFFSDELVVIVPPEHPFADVSEITLEQFAEEPLIWRELGSGTRTVVEGHLARGGLIPEKLNIALELGSTGAVVNAVETGAGISIVSRWAVYKEQSLKRIVTVKIKDLPMKRNLYLIYPRRKNRGPIVETFINFTLKQNPQT; translated from the coding sequence ATGAATTTATCAACACTGCAGACCTTTATCGCCGTAGCAGAAAAGAAAAATTTATCACTGGCAGCACAGGAAATTCACATTACGCAGCCGGCCATCAGCAAGCAACTGGCAGCCCTGGAAGACCATTTTGGAACTTCCTTGGTGGAACGCCGGGGTCGTGGTATTATACTTACCCCGGCGGGGGAGGTTTTTTACCGGCACGCCCGGGAAATGTTGGATTTAATGCTGCGGGCTGAGAAAGAAATTCTGAATCTGTCCGGTGAAATAAGAGGGCGTTTCATTGTTTGGGCCAGCAGCATACCCGGTCATTATATTCTTCCATCAATTATCGGAGCCTTTAAAAAGGCTTATCCGGATGTGCAAACGGTGCTACATATTGGGGATTCCAGGGAAGCCGTACAAAAGCTTTTAGAGGAATCGGCCCATCTTGGCGCCGTCGGCATGCTGCCGAACAACAAGCGCATTGAAGGAATTCAGTTTTTCTCCGACGAGCTGGTGGTGATTGTCCCGCCGGAACATCCCTTTGCGGATGTTTCCGAAATAACCTTGGAACAATTCGCCGAAGAACCTTTGATATGGCGGGAATTGGGCTCCGGCACCCGGACGGTGGTGGAAGGTCATCTGGCCCGGGGCGGTCTGATCCCGGAAAAACTTAACATCGCTCTGGAACTCGGCAGTACCGGGGCGGTCGTTAATGCAGTGGAAACCGGAGCAGGCATTTCCATCGTCTCCCGTTGGGCTGTGTATAAGGAACAAAGCTTAAAAAGAATTGTTACGGTAAAAATTAAAGACCTGCCCATGAAAAGGAATTTATATCTGATTTACCCCCGACGCAAAAACAGAGGCCCAATTGTAGAAACTTTTATCAATTTTACCTTAAAACAAAATCCCCAGACCTGA
- a CDS encoding carbon-nitrogen hydrolase family protein: MLNSFKLGLCQLPVVDDKGENLKIAAAAVRSAAADGCHMVVLPEMFNCPYGNKYFPLYAEEFPHGETLQLLSTLALEQSVYLVGGSIPERDEDRLYNSCFIFGPGGNLLARHRKIHLFDIDIPEGISFKESDTLTPGHTISMFDTPFCRVGVAICYDIRFPELIRTMAIKGINLLVLPAAFNMTTGPAHWQLTMRARSLDNQIYVAAVSPARDEAAEYVAYGHSLVTDPWGTVLVEAVGEPCILTAHIDLNYLAGIRRQLPLLKHRRENIY, encoded by the coding sequence ATGTTAAATTCTTTCAAACTGGGTCTCTGCCAACTCCCCGTGGTTGACGATAAAGGGGAAAATCTGAAAATCGCCGCCGCTGCCGTACGCTCGGCGGCAGCGGATGGCTGCCATATGGTGGTTCTCCCCGAAATGTTTAACTGTCCTTACGGAAACAAATACTTTCCTCTTTATGCGGAGGAATTTCCCCATGGTGAAACCCTTCAATTGCTCTCAACTCTAGCCCTGGAGCAGTCTGTTTACCTGGTGGGCGGTTCCATTCCGGAAAGGGATGAGGATCGTCTCTACAACAGTTGTTTTATCTTTGGCCCTGGCGGCAATCTACTGGCCCGACATCGCAAGATCCATCTCTTTGATATCGACATCCCGGAGGGCATCTCCTTTAAAGAATCCGACACCCTGACCCCTGGTCACACCATTTCTATGTTTGATACTCCCTTTTGCCGAGTCGGCGTCGCCATCTGTTATGATATTCGATTCCCGGAACTGATTCGGACCATGGCCATTAAGGGAATCAACCTGCTGGTGCTGCCCGCCGCCTTTAACATGACCACCGGGCCTGCCCACTGGCAGCTTACCATGCGGGCCCGGTCCCTTGATAATCAGATTTACGTGGCCGCCGTTTCACCCGCCAGAGATGAAGCAGCGGAATATGTTGCCTACGGTCATTCCCTGGTAACAGACCCTTGGGGCACTGTACTGGTTGAAGCGGTCGGAGAACCTTGTATTCTCACGGCGCATATCGATCTTAATTATCTTGCCGGAATACGCCGGCAACTGCCGCTCCTAAAACACCGCCGTGAAAATATCTATTAA
- a CDS encoding iron-containing alcohol dehydrogenase — protein sequence MAVGEQVFGYFIPTVNLMGVGAHKEIPDQVKTLGGSNVLIVTDAFLGRSGGMADDIKKMLEEAGVKVTIYAGAEPNPTDKNVHDGLKVYQECGADMILSLGGGSSHDCAKGVGLVASNGGNIRDFEGINKSTKPMPPFIAVNTTAGTASEMTRFCIITNTSNKVKMAIVDWRCTPNVAINDPLLMAGMPPALTAATGMDALTHAVEAYVSTIATPVTDSAALMAMKLISENLRNAVANGQNMAARDKMAYAEFLAGMAFNNASLGYVHAMAHQLGGFYNLPHGVCNAILLPHVEAFNLIACPERFVDIAKAMGENVEGLSVRDAADKALAAIRKLSADVGIPAGLTALNVKEEDLKIMAENAMKDACSFTNPRTATLDDVIGIFKAAM from the coding sequence ATGGCAGTAGGTGAACAGGTATTTGGTTATTTTATCCCCACCGTTAACTTAATGGGTGTAGGAGCTCACAAGGAAATTCCGGATCAGGTCAAAACTCTGGGTGGAAGCAATGTTTTGATTGTAACCGATGCATTTCTAGGGCGTTCCGGTGGAATGGCCGACGACATTAAAAAAATGTTGGAAGAAGCAGGAGTGAAAGTAACGATTTATGCCGGCGCTGAGCCGAACCCCACCGATAAAAACGTTCATGATGGATTGAAGGTTTACCAGGAATGCGGCGCCGATATGATCCTCTCTCTGGGCGGCGGCAGTTCTCACGATTGTGCCAAGGGCGTTGGACTGGTGGCCAGCAACGGCGGAAATATTCGGGATTTTGAGGGTATTAACAAGAGCACCAAGCCCATGCCTCCCTTTATTGCTGTCAATACTACTGCCGGGACGGCTTCTGAAATGACCCGTTTTTGCATTATTACCAATACCAGCAATAAAGTTAAAATGGCTATTGTGGATTGGCGTTGCACGCCCAATGTAGCCATCAACGATCCCCTGTTAATGGCCGGTATGCCCCCGGCATTAACCGCCGCTACCGGGATGGATGCCTTAACCCATGCGGTTGAAGCCTATGTTTCTACCATTGCCACTCCGGTAACCGATTCCGCCGCTTTAATGGCCATGAAGTTGATCTCCGAGAACCTGCGTAATGCCGTAGCCAACGGTCAGAATATGGCGGCCCGTGACAAGATGGCTTATGCCGAGTTTTTGGCAGGAATGGCTTTCAACAATGCTTCCCTCGGTTATGTTCATGCCATGGCTCACCAGCTTGGCGGTTTCTATAACCTGCCCCACGGCGTTTGCAATGCCATCCTGCTGCCCCATGTGGAAGCCTTTAACCTAATTGCCTGCCCTGAGCGCTTTGTTGACATTGCCAAGGCCATGGGCGAAAATGTAGAAGGTTTATCCGTACGGGATGCTGCGGACAAAGCCTTGGCGGCCATTCGCAAGCTTTCTGCCGATGTCGGAATTCCGGCCGGTTTAACTGCACTGAATGTGAAAGAAGAAGACCTGAAAATTATGGCTGAGAATGCCATGAAGGATGCCTGCAGCTTTACCAATCCGAGAACTGCCACCTTAGACGATGTTATTGGCATCTTCAAGGCTGCTATGTAA
- a CDS encoding iron-containing alcohol dehydrogenase encodes MQTSNLLNISKFVAPEVIFGFGALSQIGESAVRLGMKKAFLVSDQGVIEAGWAEKAIEYLKEVGIDSNIWCGLTTNPKDCEVAEGARLYLASDCNGIIAVGGGSPIDVAKAIAILATNGGQIKDYEGVNKISSPLPPMVIVPTTGGSGAEVSQFSMIVEKARQVKMAIISKSLVPDIAIVDPLTLQTKSARLTAATGVDALSHAIEAYVSLAATPLTDVHALSAIQLVSANLRESVACRTNLEAKSAMAMASLQAGLAFSNAILGATHAMTHQVDGLLDLHHGETNGILLPYVMEFNLISCVNKFANIAAALGVQTAGLSKWKAAEKGISSVRRFFRDIGIPERLSQVGMKEEHVQKLSLNALKDACLVTNPRDAGAEEIEALYLRAL; translated from the coding sequence ATGCAGACCAGTAATCTTTTAAATATCAGTAAGTTTGTTGCGCCTGAAGTCATCTTTGGATTTGGAGCCCTGAGTCAGATCGGGGAGAGTGCTGTTCGTCTGGGCATGAAAAAAGCTTTTTTAGTCAGCGACCAGGGGGTTATTGAAGCCGGGTGGGCCGAGAAGGCCATAGAGTACCTGAAGGAAGTTGGCATTGATTCGAATATATGGTGTGGCCTTACCACCAATCCTAAAGACTGTGAAGTGGCTGAAGGAGCACGTCTTTACCTGGCAAGCGACTGCAACGGCATTATCGCCGTAGGAGGGGGCAGCCCCATTGATGTGGCCAAAGCCATTGCCATTTTAGCCACCAATGGGGGACAGATCAAGGATTACGAAGGGGTTAATAAAATAAGCAGCCCGCTGCCGCCAATGGTCATTGTTCCTACCACCGGAGGATCCGGGGCGGAGGTTTCTCAATTTTCCATGATTGTGGAAAAGGCCAGGCAGGTAAAAATGGCCATTATATCCAAGTCCCTTGTTCCGGATATTGCTATTGTGGACCCCCTTACCTTGCAGACCAAAAGCGCCCGGTTAACGGCAGCCACCGGAGTGGATGCCCTGAGTCATGCCATCGAAGCCTATGTTTCCCTGGCGGCTACGCCCCTGACAGATGTACATGCGCTGTCGGCCATCCAGTTGGTTTCCGCTAATCTTAGAGAGTCCGTTGCCTGCCGGACCAACCTGGAAGCAAAATCAGCCATGGCCATGGCCAGTCTGCAGGCCGGGTTGGCTTTTTCCAATGCCATACTGGGGGCGACCCATGCCATGACCCATCAGGTAGATGGATTGCTTGATCTGCATCATGGTGAAACCAACGGCATATTACTTCCATATGTGATGGAATTTAATTTAATTTCCTGTGTCAATAAATTTGCCAACATTGCCGCGGCACTAGGGGTACAAACAGCCGGTTTAAGTAAATGGAAGGCTGCTGAAAAAGGAATTTCCTCTGTCCGGAGGTTTTTTAGAGATATTGGCATACCCGAACGCCTGTCCCAAGTGGGAATGAAAGAAGAACATGTGCAAAAACTGAGTTTGAATGCTTTGAAAGACGCCTGTTTGGTAACCAACCCCAGGGATGCCGGTGCGGAAGAAATTGAAGCTCTTTATCTGAGGGCTTTGTAG
- a CDS encoding GAF domain-containing sensor histidine kinase: protein MFDDKWNIIRNLTGVNSSKLNYYLEVQHSNEQIKIQINRLEIIHQLIKDINIDMSLADIVERVYNKLPQAVPCCFLGLALAKGDKLEMTAAIPAKNNLGQTIPKTSVLWQAYGKCQRLLYNLYQNPDQVCVLVQDRDPLDHWGLRSVAIVPLLVRNQVIGLLIVGDGQDFTYGNPELIFIEQLADQLAICIENARLYKEVSKGKQEWEATFTAVPDPIFLIDKNHNVLRHNHRYHYMNSTLSGQEDSCKCYELLWNRNKPCEVCSLEEVHKTGRAVYSQIQNAGSILDAFYYPMVDPGGQTYAVILHVKDVTEKVKMEAQLVHSAKLVAIGEMAAGVAHELNSPMTVMIGTAQMMQRDLGENDPRSEWLDDIISSGMRCKKIIQNLLSFSRQGQFSFTETDVNEQVYRVLSLIHYQINQNNIEIRKKLDSGLPMILANGHQLQQVIINLLLNARDALEESEGEKIITISTTIREEEAHSWVVITVSDTGHGIEKGNLHKIFNPFYTSKEASRGTGLGLSVSLGIAQSHGGTIEVESEPGAGSHFRLVLPLKQDTEGEGE from the coding sequence ATGTTTGACGACAAATGGAACATCATTCGAAATCTGACCGGGGTGAACTCATCCAAACTGAACTACTACCTTGAGGTTCAGCATTCCAACGAGCAAATTAAAATACAAATCAACCGCCTGGAAATTATTCACCAACTAATTAAGGACATTAACATTGACATGTCCTTAGCGGATATTGTGGAGCGGGTCTACAACAAACTCCCCCAGGCTGTACCCTGCTGTTTCCTGGGATTGGCGCTGGCCAAGGGAGATAAGCTGGAAATGACCGCCGCCATCCCCGCTAAAAATAATCTGGGGCAGACCATACCTAAGACTTCCGTTCTGTGGCAGGCCTATGGAAAATGCCAGCGGCTTTTATATAACCTTTATCAAAATCCCGATCAGGTTTGCGTTTTGGTTCAGGACCGGGATCCTTTAGACCACTGGGGCCTCCGTTCGGTTGCCATCGTTCCCCTACTGGTCAGAAATCAAGTAATTGGTTTGCTTATTGTGGGTGATGGTCAGGATTTTACCTATGGAAATCCTGAATTAATTTTTATTGAACAATTGGCCGATCAACTGGCCATCTGCATTGAAAATGCCCGGTTGTACAAGGAAGTCTCCAAGGGCAAACAGGAATGGGAAGCGACCTTTACGGCGGTACCGGACCCTATTTTTCTTATTGATAAAAATCATAATGTCTTACGGCATAATCACCGGTATCACTATATGAATTCAACCCTAAGCGGCCAGGAGGATTCCTGCAAATGTTATGAATTATTATGGAACCGGAATAAGCCCTGTGAAGTATGCTCCCTGGAGGAAGTTCACAAAACCGGCCGGGCGGTTTACAGCCAGATACAAAATGCCGGCTCCATATTGGATGCCTTTTATTACCCCATGGTGGACCCGGGCGGGCAGACCTATGCCGTGATCTTACACGTGAAGGATGTTACCGAGAAAGTAAAAATGGAAGCGCAGTTGGTTCACTCGGCTAAACTGGTAGCCATTGGGGAAATGGCGGCGGGGGTGGCCCATGAACTCAACAGTCCCATGACTGTAATGATTGGAACGGCACAAATGATGCAAAGGGATCTTGGGGAGAACGACCCCCGGTCAGAGTGGCTGGATGACATCATCAGCAGCGGCATGCGTTGTAAAAAAATCATTCAAAATCTCCTCTCATTTTCCAGGCAGGGACAATTTTCTTTTACAGAGACCGATGTGAATGAACAGGTGTACAGAGTTTTAAGTTTAATTCATTACCAAATTAATCAGAACAATATTGAGATTCGTAAAAAACTGGACTCAGGATTGCCTATGATTTTGGCCAACGGACATCAATTACAGCAGGTGATCATCAATTTACTATTGAATGCCCGGGATGCCCTGGAAGAGTCGGAGGGAGAAAAAATCATCACCATTTCTACGACCATCCGAGAGGAAGAGGCACACTCCTGGGTTGTGATTACGGTTAGCGATACGGGACATGGCATTGAAAAAGGAAATTTGCATAAAATTTTCAACCCTTTTTATACCAGCAAAGAAGCCAGCAGGGGGACCGGTCTGGGTCTTTCCGTCAGCCTCGGCATTGCCCAATCCCACGGAGGGACCATTGAAGTAGAAAGTGAACCCGGAGCTGGCAGCCATTTCAGACTGGTTTTACCGCTCAAACAAGACACGGAGGGGGAAGGTGAATGA